Sequence from the bacterium genome:
GATCGTCGCTGATCGGTCTTTGTCAAAGGCGTAGAAATCAGCGTTGAGGTCGTAGCTGCGAGCGTGTGCTGCCGAAGCTGCGATGAGAAGGGCAGCGACTATGAGCAAAAGATTGAGACGGCGGAGAACGTTCATGATGATTGGAGCGGGAAACATGTTGACTGAAAAGGATAGTCGCATTTCCTGCAGCGCACAAGTTCGGCCGGGTTGCGCAGATACGTTTCCCGGAACGTCACAAATGTCGTGTTGTTCCAAACGGCTCGGAAGCCACCTTCAGCGAAGGCATTTCCGAGGAGGTGTTGCCGGTGGGGGTCTTTGCAGCAGGGTACCACGGTGCCGTCCCAGTTCACGTGGGCCCAAAGCCATGGATAAGGGCAGACGTGCGGTCGGGCAAGGCGCGGCTTGAGATGCTGTGTTCCGCCTGCGCAGTCGCAGACGGCGTAGCGGATCGGACCGCTGTCAGGCAGAAATTTACCATAATTGGAAATAGTCTCCACCTCTCCGATTGATGCCGTCTTGATCCTCCAAGCGATACCCATTTCATCGGCGAGGGCCTTTATGCGATTGGCTTCGTGCTCATTGTGCTTCATAGCGATGAACTGGAGCAGTATAAGGGGGTTCGAACTCTTTAGCCTTCGCTTGGCCTCAATGATGTAATTGAGGCCGGCGATGATCTTCTCGAACGAGGCGCCACGGCGGTAGACCTGAAGGGTCTTGTCTGAAAGTCCGTCGAGAGAAACGCGTAGCTGCGTAAGACCGCATGTCACTATTTCCTCGCATTGTTCACGACCGCCGAAGCATTGACCGTTGGTGCTGACCTTCGTTGTGATGCCGCGAGAGTGCGCCTCCGCGATCATCCGGAATATCTCGGGATGCAGAAGTGGTTCGCCGAATCCCCACAGCAGAATCGTCTCGAGCTCGGGCGAGAGCTCGTTGATTAGGCGAACGTAGTTGCCAAGATCCATGAATCCCTGCGTTACGCCCAGTGTACCGCTGCCGGTGGGGCAGAGCGGACACGCGAGGTTACAGTGGTTGGTCGGTTCGACCATCATGTAGCGGGGCGAATGGTTGAGCATAGTCTTCTTTATGAAGAGGCTGTATCGTGCTGATATCTTATTCCGGATATTGCTCAAAGATCGTTTCATGTCTCAGGGGTTCCTGTCCGTAATAATGGTTGCTCTGCTAGTGCTCATTCGTCCTCAAGGTCAACGAAACGGCGGAAGGCTGTACACTCGTCATTCTGGTTTGCGATGGCTAGCGCTTGCCTACGGAGGTTCGTCGGCACGTCGAGCGTTTCATCGACTACCGCGGCGAGCAAACGCTCAAGATCCTCATCCGTTGTGAATAGCGTTTTGCATGAACCAAGGAACTCCGCTATTCGTCCCACGTCGGCTGCGATTACAGGTCGATTGCAGGCCATTGCCTCAAGGACGACGTGAGGTGCGCCTTCGCTTCGGGACGGGACTACGACAAAACGAGAGGCGTTGTAGAGTTGACGAAGCTCAATAGGTGTTTGCTGGGGGAGCCATACAAAGCTGTGATGCGATGCCTTACGAGCTGCTGTCTCACGGTAGGTGGCTGCAAATGCAGCGTCGGCATCGTTCACAGGGATGACGCAGCAAACGCGTGCAGACCTTGTGATCTTTGAGAGTGCCGTGACGAGGCGGTCCAGCCCTTTCACTGGCCGTGCACGCCCCACAAAGAGAATATCGTATTCGATCGGAACGTCCATCGGGAAGAAAGACGCAGTGTCGTAACCGGGAGAGAGCAGAGTGATTTTTCCGTCAGAGTCAGAAAAAGAACGAAATTTATCACGCATGTCGGGAGAGAGGATGCCGATCCTCTTTGCGCACTTGATGAGCCAGGGAAAACGCCACTTATGGACAAACCGTTCAAAGTGGTGATTCACATCGGATCCCAGACAGACGATGTAGTGCGGGACCCACAGTAGTCGCGCGAGCAGGTGGCCCATGTACGCAGGCCGTCCCATGTAGAGGCTGATGACAAAGGAAGGCTCTACAGCTAGAGGTATGATCTGTTGCCATTCTTCGCGGTATTCGGCCTGGCGGTTGAACGATGTGAGGATTTTATCGGTCGGAAACGATTTGACCGTGTTGCTGAAGTGACGTGTGATCCGGTCTGCTTTGAAGACGAGCGTTACCGCCGGCGTAGCATTGATTGTCAGATAGCGCGAGACGCGAGCGGCAGTTGAGGCCATTCCACCTACTTCCGGCGGAAAAATGTCACAAACGACAACGGCGGCAGAAGGGCTCATATTCAGTCCCTAACATTCGAGGTATGCGCGAGAGCTGTGTCAACGATGGTTTCGAGCGTCCTGGCTCGAGCGCTCCAGCTGTGATGCCGGATGAGACGGCGGATCATAGCGGTTCGGCTTTGTTTGCAAAAACGCCTTCGGCCAAGCTTAAGGATGGCCTTCGTGGCGGCTTGGGCGTGACCGTAAGAAAAGATGCTGCCCCATGCCATCCTGCGTACAAGATCGGCATTCGAAATCCGTTCTTCGCAAGCGACCGGAAGTCCGGCGCGGAGATAATAGTAAAGCTTACTCGTCTCGTTCTCGAAGACGAATGGCCCTGGGGCAACGGCGAGTCCGACATCAGCGTGCTGAAGGTACTGCCATGACAGATCGAGGGGGACAGCGGGGAGGACGATGCAGGCACGATGGTCAACATCATAGTGACGAGAACAATAGTAGGCGGTTTTGTTTGTGCCAATAACCACAAGTCGCCATCCTTCTTTCTGAAGCAATCGGCCGATCTTGTTCAGCATTACGACAATCCTGCGATTGCTGATCGTACCCATAAAGATGGCGATGCGAAGATCGCCCTCGAACGGCGATGCCGTCATTCTCGGGATAACGTCGGGGCATCCGGTGGGGAGGAGGTGAACCTGTTGCGATGTTCCGTAAAAACGGATCCAACGCTTTCGGTTCTCCTCGTCATTGACGAGGATGATGTGGGCACGTTGTCCGATTTCCTCCTGTCCTCGCAAGAGCTCATCGATATGTCGGGTGTCACGGGAAGACGCGTCGGAGCCGACAACGCGGGCGAGCCGCGCAACAATGCAGTCGTGCGGTGGAATGTATTGAATAGTCTGTTGATAGCATGCTTTGATACAATCGTAGTGCTCCCAGTGAGCCTTCCTGATCGGGATGACTCGAAGCCGTGGCGAGAGTTGCCAGGTATCTTGTCCGAGAACTGTGATCATGTCGACCATACAACCAGCTTCGGCAAGAGCCTTTGCGAGAGAGGTCCATCGAATAACATCCATGCCAACGCGTGCGCGAAAGGGATCTTTCGCATAGACAATCCCGATATGTTTGCAGCTTGACATTATCAACCTATCTATATAAGTGGATCAGCAGTTGTCAATAATGATGTCTGATGCTGTTTCCAAAGGATTTCGGTGTGTTATGTTTCCGCAATCACTTCTCGAAATGACGAATCTTCGTCTTTGGCGACAGCGATTTTTCAATGTCAATCGTGTTCTCAAGCTGTCTTGTAGTGGCTACGTAGTTCTCATAGTCCTGCTGCTCGCCATCTTCCTCACCGTCGGCTTTAGCGTGAAGGAAGACATCTCGATGACTATCGAGCAATTCTCGATCAGTGCTATTCATGGCGAGGAGATGACGGCGTATCCGTTTTCCTTCGAGGGTGTCGTGCCTTATGACCTGAAAGATGTCTACGAGCCTGAAGATATCCGCTTAGCCAAACTCTACATCACACCTCTAGAGGTAAAGCACGTTGGTCAACGAAAAATGCTGGTCCATCTTAATGACGTCCGGATCCTCAAGGCAAGCGAGTTCATTTTTGCTCAGCCACAACGTCCAGCGGCCCGTGAGAGGCGATTTCTTGTCCCGATGCGAATGGGTATGCTCAAAGCGAGCATGTCGCGAATGAGCGTTGACCAAGTGGACATCGCCGCGATTCTGGGCGACATGGAACGTCGTGGCGTCACCAATGGGATCGAAAAGGTGAAAATCATTCTCGGCGAGATGACCCTTATTGAGTTCTGGCTCAAAAAAATGTTCAGCAAGTCACCGCTCTTCAAGGAGATGAGCCCTTTCGTGGATTGAGGTGTCATGACCATTATCGTCTACTGTCAGTATCTGCTGGGCATCGGCCATCTTGCCAGGACGCTGGTCATAGCCCAAGAGCTGGCGAAGAGGCACCGCGTGGTGTTCATCTGCGGCGGAAGGCACATGCCGCAGCTCGATCGACTCCCCGGTATCGAGATGGTGTGGCTCAAACCAGTCGCCAGCGAAGAGACCTATACGCGTTACTACTGCGCTGATGATGAAACGGTCGATTATGAGGAAATTGCTGCGGAACGCTGTAAGATGATCTCCAAGACGATCGATGCTGTTCGGCCGGACATCTTTTGGATTGAGGCTTTTCCATTTGCCAGGAGGCGTTTCTGTCGGGAGATTGTCTCGTCGATTGACCGAGCGCGGAGGCGATATCCGCATTGCCGTATCTGCTGTTCTGTGCGGGACATTCTGTTGCGAGTTCAGGCGGAAGATAACTATCGGCATCAAGTGGCGAGTGAGCTTAATAGATACTTCGATCTTTTGTTTGTCCACAGTGATCCCCGTCGGGTTCCATTCGAACTCACGTTCGGATCACTCGATCCTTTCCATTGTCCAATTGTTTATACCGGCTACGTTTCGCGGCAGCCCAGAGCGGAAATGCGCAAACAGTGTTGGGAGGCAGGTGGCGACATCGTTGTCAACGTGGGCGGAAGCCGCGTGGGTAAAGGCGTGATTGAGGCAGCGATTCGCTGCCACCAGCGCTACTATTCGGACCGTCGCATGCGAGTCTTCCTCTTTCCGGAGGATGGAACGATCCTTGCGGAACTCAAGGCTCTTGCCGCGCCGTGCAATGCGGTGACGATTCACGAGTTTACGTTCGAGTACATCAATTACTTGCAGGCGTCTTCGCTCGTGATTTGCATGGGGGGCTATAATTCGCTCATTGAAGCGGTGGCTACTGTAACGCCGGCGGTTGTCGTGCCTTACAACGGCAACGACGAGCAGCCCCTACGCGTTCAGCGGCTAGGCGGTGACGGGACGCTGGAGGTTGTGCCTTTGATGGAGATTGGAGTAGAGCCGCTGCGGGCGGCGATCGAACGGGCGGTAGTGCGCAGAAGCATCTCCACGGATATCGACTTGGGCGGGGCGCAGTTCATTGATAATTATTTAGGGGAGCATTGCTCCGCATGAAGCGACGACCAAAAATATTGTTCTATTCGGACGTATTTGAGCCCGCCTATTCTGGGGGACTGGTGACTTCCCTCAAACGGATTGCGACGAGTCTCTCCATGCGGAAAATGTTTAACGTACATCTGCTGACTTATGATCCGCGTTTGGCGAAGCGGGGTACGCGTTGCT
This genomic interval carries:
- a CDS encoding radical SAM protein; its protein translation is MKRSLSNIRNKISARYSLFIKKTMLNHSPRYMMVEPTNHCNLACPLCPTGSGTLGVTQGFMDLGNYVRLINELSPELETILLWGFGEPLLHPEIFRMIAEAHSRGITTKVSTNGQCFGGREQCEEIVTCGLTQLRVSLDGLSDKTLQVYRRGASFEKIIAGLNYIIEAKRRLKSSNPLILLQFIAMKHNEHEANRIKALADEMGIAWRIKTASIGEVETISNYGKFLPDSGPIRYAVCDCAGGTQHLKPRLARPHVCPYPWLWAHVNWDGTVVPCCKDPHRQHLLGNAFAEGGFRAVWNNTTFVTFRETYLRNPAELVRCRKCDYPFQSTCFPLQSS
- a CDS encoding glycosyltransferase, which translates into the protein MASTAARVSRYLTINATPAVTLVFKADRITRHFSNTVKSFPTDKILTSFNRQAEYREEWQQIIPLAVEPSFVISLYMGRPAYMGHLLARLLWVPHYIVCLGSDVNHHFERFVHKWRFPWLIKCAKRIGILSPDMRDKFRSFSDSDGKITLLSPGYDTASFFPMDVPIEYDILFVGRARPVKGLDRLVTALSKITRSARVCCVIPVNDADAAFAATYRETAARKASHHSFVWLPQQTPIELRQLYNASRFVVVPSRSEGAPHVVLEAMACNRPVIAADVGRIAEFLGSCKTLFTTDEDLERLLAAVVDETLDVPTNLRRQALAIANQNDECTAFRRFVDLEDE
- a CDS encoding glycosyltransferase, which gives rise to MTIIVYCQYLLGIGHLARTLVIAQELAKRHRVVFICGGRHMPQLDRLPGIEMVWLKPVASEETYTRYYCADDETVDYEEIAAERCKMISKTIDAVRPDIFWIEAFPFARRRFCREIVSSIDRARRRYPHCRICCSVRDILLRVQAEDNYRHQVASELNRYFDLLFVHSDPRRVPFELTFGSLDPFHCPIVYTGYVSRQPRAEMRKQCWEAGGDIVVNVGGSRVGKGVIEAAIRCHQRYYSDRRMRVFLFPEDGTILAELKALAAPCNAVTIHEFTFEYINYLQASSLVICMGGYNSLIEAVATVTPAVVVPYNGNDEQPLRVQRLGGDGTLEVVPLMEIGVEPLRAAIERAVVRRSISTDIDLGGAQFIDNYLGEHCSA